CAATGTAAGTGGATATCGCCTTCAGGAGCAACACATGAAATTTGGTCTGGTGGTCGCAGGGATTTTGGCCGTTTGCTTTAGTGCTTCAGCACTCGCCACGACCTTAAAACTTGCACCGGAAATTGACCTGTTGGTGGTCGATGGCAAAAATATGTCTGGCTCTTTACTCAAGGGGGCCGACAGTTTGGAGCTAAACAGCGGGCAGCATCAGATTCTGTTCAAAGTGGCAAAACCATTACCGGCAGAACCGAAAATATTGTACACCTCCCCCCCATTGGTCGTGGTGTTCAATACTCGTAACGTTCGCTCCGTCGCCATAAAATTGCCGGTTATTGATTCCGAACGAGATGGGCATAAGTTCTCGAAAAAACCCGAGTTTCAACTTATCGGCGATAATGGTCGCCCATTGATCGTGCGCCATGATGTACTGCATGAAGAAAACCTTGGCGCAGCCATCACACTTGAAACAGCAATGGCCACCTATAATGTGGGTCAACACAGCGCATCTGTTCCTTCATTTGCCACCATTCCGCCTTCACCAGCAAGTGCTGTGCCTGGTACTACTATTGCAGTCGCAGGAACAAATGCAGCGCAGAAAACCACTCGCCTGCAAGGTGAGAATGTGGCTGAACAGATGCTGCAATACTGGTTCTTACAAGCTGATGCCGAAACTCAGCAACGCTTCCTGATTTGGGCCAAAAAACCACCGACAAAATAACCACGTTGTTTTGGCCGTTTTTAAACATCAGGTTATGCTTGTTTCTTCGCATTTCTTTGCGTTAACGCTATGCACAAAATATCCATTTCAGTAATCTGTCAGTAAACCGCTAGCTCTTACTGAAGGATATTTTGATGGAACTCACCACCCGCACGATGGCGGCACGTAAGCATATTGCCCTTGTCTCCCATGACCACTGCAAAAAATCACTGCTCGAATGGGTGATGGAAAACAGAGATC
The window above is part of the Yersinia massiliensis genome. Proteins encoded here:
- a CDS encoding DUF2057 family protein: MKFGLVVAGILAVCFSASALATTLKLAPEIDLLVVDGKNMSGSLLKGADSLELNSGQHQILFKVAKPLPAEPKILYTSPPLVVVFNTRNVRSVAIKLPVIDSERDGHKFSKKPEFQLIGDNGRPLIVRHDVLHEENLGAAITLETAMATYNVGQHSASVPSFATIPPSPASAVPGTTIAVAGTNAAQKTTRLQGENVAEQMLQYWFLQADAETQQRFLIWAKKPPTK